From one Eriocheir sinensis breed Jianghai 21 chromosome 60, ASM2467909v1, whole genome shotgun sequence genomic stretch:
- the LOC126985834 gene encoding uncharacterized protein LOC126985834, which translates to MDGDTRGTPSPLPTTPTDPLTPPLRTPAPPTTHGDVTARGGGSSGGKEPIWNWWGELNVTWGAEGGGRGTHGNWSIENGTWNLDVEEWGGEGNWTAPHGNWSVNETLAGGGGAALDPHLLVTATTALVLGVMILATIVGEY; encoded by the coding sequence ATGGACGGGGATACTCGGGgcactccctcacccctccccaccacccccaccgacCCCCTTACGCCCCCCTTGAGAACCCCAGCGCCCCCCACCACACACGGGGATGTGACAGCAAGGGGTGGGGGGTCCTCGGGGGGCAAAGAACCCATATGGAACTGGTGGGGGGAGCTGAATGTCAcatggggggcggaggggggcggaAGGGGGACTCATGGAAATTGGAGCATAGAAAATGGGACCTGGAACCTGGATGTGGAGGagtggggcggggaggggaacTGGACGGCCCCCCACGGGAACTGGAGTGTGAACGAGACcttggcggggggcgggggggcggcccTTGACCCCCACCTACTGGTCACGGCCACCACCGCCCTCGTGCTGGGGGTCATGATCCTGGCAACCATCGTGGGTGAGTACTGA